The following are from one region of the Amycolatopsis sp. QT-25 genome:
- a CDS encoding SgcJ/EcaC family oxidoreductase, whose protein sequence is MTTTETGTAADQAAIAALTQKVIAAWAYHDADSFAGVFTEDGTMILPGVYKKGRDEIRSFLVESFEGDYKGTQVTGRPLEIRFFTPDSGVLITQGGVLGPGETEVADSQSIRASWTVVKRDGAWRLASYQNTPAKQQLPKPGTAA, encoded by the coding sequence ATGACCACGACCGAAACCGGTACCGCCGCCGACCAGGCGGCCATCGCGGCGCTGACCCAGAAGGTGATCGCCGCGTGGGCCTACCACGACGCCGACTCCTTCGCCGGCGTCTTCACCGAAGACGGCACGATGATCCTTCCCGGCGTCTACAAGAAGGGCCGCGACGAGATCCGGTCGTTCCTCGTGGAATCCTTCGAGGGCGACTACAAGGGCACCCAGGTCACCGGGCGTCCGCTGGAGATCCGGTTCTTCACCCCGGACTCCGGCGTCCTGATCACCCAGGGCGGCGTGCTCGGCCCCGGCGAGACCGAGGTCGCGGACTCGCAGTCGATCCGTGCGTCGTGGACGGTCGTCAAACGGGACGGCGCCTGGCGGCTGGCGTCCTATCAGAACACCCCGGCCAAGCAGCAGCTGCCCAAACCGGGCACGGCCGCCTGA